The genome window TTGAGACTGGGTTTTATAGGTTTGCACTTGATGAATTGCTTTAATAAAGGTCAAAGATTCCATTCTCGCTAATTTATCTGCTGATCCTTTTAATGCGAGTCCGTTAAATAATTTTTCATACGTAGCGATTACTTCAACAAATGGATGATACTGTTCGATGTATTCCTTATGTTCCTTTGGGTCTCCTTCTACTTCGATAATAACTGACTCAAGGGGCCTGGATGCTTGGACTGACATTGGAAAATAGATGAAAATAATTGCAAGACATATTGTTAAAAAGATGAAGTTACGCATATGAAATTGCCCCTTTTTACTGCTTAGTTTTCAGCTGAGCGGGGAAAATATACATTCTAAATTTGTATGTTACGGTGTTGGTTTCGCCAGGCTTGACTCAGATTCGGATTACTCTCCTCATTTTTCAGTTTGAAGTTTCGAGTCTTCCTTTTGTTGCATTTCATAGTTATAATGCGCAGAAACTCCCAGCCCTCCTTCATTTATCATGTTGGCAATTCTTTCTTTGTATTCATACAAATCATAATCGCTTTGTTTCTTTTGATTCGTTGGCATTATATCTCCTCCTCCCTATAGCTCTTACTATTACCATATTCAGCTGATGGGAGGATGATGATTAGTTAGAGAAGGAAGCTAAAAGGGCTGTTACCAATAGGATAACAGCCCTTCTTTAAATTACTTATTAAAATACTCGACAATCGCATCCGCAATTCTTCGGGATGCTTCACCATCACCGTATGGATTCGATGCTTTTGCCATTTTATCATGTACAGCTTTGTCTGAAAGGAGTTCATTTGCAACATTGTAAATTGTATCCTCGTCAGTACCAACTAATTTCAGTGTTCCTGCGTCAATTCCTTCTGGTCGTTCCGTTGTATCACGAAGTACAAGTACTGGAACTCCTAGTGATGGAGCCTCTTCTTGTACACCACCGGAATCCGTTAAGATTAGGTATGCATGTGCAGCGAAATTATGGAAGTCAACTACATCTAGTGGATCGATTAATTGAATTCGATCATCATTTCCTAAAATCTCATTCGCTGTTTCTTGGACAACTGGATTTAAGTGAACAGGATAGACAACTTTGATATCGTCATGTGTTTCCACCAACCGTTTAATCGCACGAAACATTTGCTGCATATTACTGCCAAGGTTTTCACGCCTGTGTGCTGTCATCAATACAAGTCGCTTATCACCAAGTTCATCAATTATTGGACTTGAATAATCCTTATTAACCGTCGTCTTCAGCGCATCAATTGCCGTATTTCCTGTAATGTAAATACGGTCTTCTGGTTTATTTTCATCTAAAAGATTTTGCTTTGATTTTTCTGTCGGTGAAAAGTGTAAGTCAGCCATTACACCTGTAAGCTGGCGGTTCATCTCCTCAGGAAATGGAGAGTATTTATTCCATGTGCGAAGACCTGCTTCCACGTGACCGACTGCAATTTGATTATAGTAAGCTGCAAGTGAGCCTGCGAAAGTCGTACTCGTGTCCCCATGCACAAGGACGATATCGGGTTGCACCTTCTTCATCACTTCATCAAGACCTTCTAATGCACGAGTTGTGATTTGCGCTAATGTTTGCTGCTTCTTC of Oceanobacillus zhaokaii contains these proteins:
- the wecB gene encoding non-hydrolyzing UDP-N-acetylglucosamine 2-epimerase, with translation MAKRIKVMTIFGTRPEAIKMAPLVLELNKRSDEFESIVTVTAQHREMLDQVLDIFGITPDYDLNIMKKQQTLAQITTRALEGLDEVMKKVQPDIVLVHGDTSTTFAGSLAAYYNQIAVGHVEAGLRTWNKYSPFPEEMNRQLTGVMADLHFSPTEKSKQNLLDENKPEDRIYITGNTAIDALKTTVNKDYSSPIIDELGDKRLVLMTAHRRENLGSNMQQMFRAIKRLVETHDDIKVVYPVHLNPVVQETANEILGNDDRIQLIDPLDVVDFHNFAAHAYLILTDSGGVQEEAPSLGVPVLVLRDTTERPEGIDAGTLKLVGTDEDTIYNVANELLSDKAVHDKMAKASNPYGDGEASRRIADAIVEYFNK